A window of Anopheles merus strain MAF unplaced genomic scaffold, AmerM5.1 LNR4000892, whole genome shotgun sequence contains these coding sequences:
- the LOC121603167 gene encoding ubiquitin carboxyl-terminal hydrolase calypso-like gives MAMPVDINRLNDGWLELESDPGLFTLLLEDFGVKGVQVEEIYDLQKNLEGQVYGFIFLFRWIEERRARRKIVETTDIYVKDEDAVNNIFFAQQVVPNSCATHALLSVLLNCSDIDLGQTLSRLKMHTKGMSPENKGWAIGNTPELACAHNSHAMPQARRRMDRNSGVSTGRFTGEAFHFVSFVPIEGRLFELDGLKPFPMDHGPWAEKEAWTDKFRRVMSDRLGITTGEQDIRFNLMAVVPDRRIAITHKLKMLRTNQTIVSAALEKLLKSEKKEATSAATAGGSRTLNASVKKEADETTPVKLSDEYSELLAIKEEKQPDQPSSSSSSVAVSKELESFVSMNSSSDSVEIIGEPDIKPEPDHSSPPSPPSSFIGAGTFSPKDLLSLLKNLESEIAITEQHLCDENEKRDRFKLDDCRRTHNYDEFICTFLSMLAHQGVLAELVSQDLIATRKPSMGGIQNSASRAISRSYKKAATNGTSPKAPGSKRRRGRAKCRKRK, from the coding sequence ATGGCGATGCCCGTCGATATCAACCGCCTGAACGACGGCTGGCTGGAGCTGGAAAGTGATCCCGGTCTGTtcacgctgctgctggaggattTCGGCGTGAAGGGCGTGCAGGTGGAGGAGATCTACGACCTGCAAAAGAACCTCGAGGGCCAGGTGTACGGGTTTATCTTTCTGTTTCGCTGGATCGAGGAGCGGCGGGCCCGCCGGAAGATCGTGGAAACGACCGACATCTACGTGAAGGACGAGGATGCGGTGAACAACATCTTCTTCGCCCAGCAGGTGGTTCCGAACAGCTGTGCCACCCATGCGCTGCTGTCGGTGCTGCTGAACTGCTCCGACATCGATCTCGGCCAGACGCTCAGCCGGCTAAAGATGCACACGAAGGGCATGAGCCCGGAGAACAAGGGCTGGGCGATCGGGAACACGCCCGAGCTGGCCTGTGCGCACAATTCGCACGCGATGCCGCAGGCCCGCCGCCGGATGGATCGAAACTCGGGCGTCAGTACGGGACGGTTCACCGGGGAGGCGTTCCACTTCGTTTCGTTCGTGCCGATCGAGGGCCGGCTGTTCGAGCTGGATGGGCTGAAACCGTTCCCGATGGACCACGGGCCGTGGGCGGAGAAGGAAGCGTGGACGGACAAGTTTCGGCGGGTCATGTCGGACCGGCTCGGCATAACGACGGGCGAGCAGGACATTCGCTTCAACCTGATGGCGGTCGTGCCGGATCGGCGCATTGCCATTACGCACAAGCTGAAAATGCTGCGCACGAACCAAACGATCGTGTCGGCTGCGCTGGAGAAGCTGCTGAAATCGGAAAAGAAGGAAGCAACGAGCGCGGCAACGGCCGGCGGTTCGCGAACACTGAACGCGTCCGTCAAGAAGGAAGCGGACGAAACGACCCCGGTAAAGCTGTCCGACGAATACTCAGAGCTGCTAGCGATCAAGGAGGAAAAGCAACCGGATCAAccgtcgtcctcgtcctcgtcggtGGCCGTCTCGAAGGAGCTCGAATCGTTCGTCTCCATGAACAGTTCGTCCGATTCGGTGGAAATCATCGGCGAGCCGGACATCAAACCGGAGCCGGACCACTCCTCACCGCCCTCGCCGCCCTCGTCGTTCATCGGGGCGGGCACGTTTTCGCCGAAAGATTTGCTGTCGCTGCTGAAGAACCTCGAATCGGAAATCGCCATCACCGAGCAGCACCTGTGCGACGAGAACGAGAAGCGCGACCGGTTCAAGCTGGACGACTGCCGGCGCACGCACAACTACGACGAGTTTATCTGCACGTTCCTGTCGATGCTGGCGCACCAGGGCGTGCTGGCCGAGCTGGTCTCGCAGGATCTGATCGCGACGCGGAAACCGAGCATGGGCGGCATCCAGAACAGCGCCAGCCGGGCGATCTCGCGCAGCTACAAGAAGGCGGCCACGAACGGCACGTCCCCGAAGGCGCCCGGGTCGAAGCGGCGCCGGGGCAG